A segment of the Acetonema longum DSM 6540 genome:
CCAGTGTTTTCATGGCGGCGAAAATACCGGCAATGACCAGGGGAATGGAAAGGGCCACCACCGCGCCGGAGCGCAGCCCCAGGCTCAGAAAGCTGACCACCAGCACGATGATAATGGCTTCGGCCAGAGAACGGACAAACTGATTGATGGAATCCTTAACCACCAGAGGCTGGTTGGATACCTGACTGATTTCCAGTCCCAGAGGCAGTTCCTGTTTAACCTGGCCGACAGTTTTATCCAGAGCTTCCCCCAGGGACAGGATATTGCCGCCCTTCTCCATGGATACGGCGATACCGATGGCCGGTTGGCCGTTGAAAAACATTTTCGGTTCCATGGGATCGGCGTAGCTGCGCCGGACTTTTGCTATATCTCCCAACCGGAAGGTGCGGTCATTGGCCCGGATCGGCAGATCCCTGATATTCTCCAGGTCCTCAAAACTGCCGCTGACCCGTAAATAGACATTATCGGAGATGGTTTCTACCATGCCGGCCGGCGTCTTGGCGTTTTGCGCCTGGATCGCACTGATAATAAGGTTAGTGTCCAGTTTCATCTGGGCCAGTTTTTCGCTTTCCATTTCAATGTATATTTTCTCCGGCTGCACTCCAATTAGTTCCACTTTTTTCACAGCCGAGACTCCCAGCAGGATGCGGCGGATTCTTTCCGCCTGTTCCCGCATTTCCTCATAGCTGAAACCATCGGCGGTGAGGGCGTAAATGCAGCCGTACACATCGTCAAAGCGGTCATTGAAGTAAGGGCCGTAAACCCCCTGAGGCAGGGTATCTTTTATGTCGTTGACCATATTGCGCACTTCAAGCCAGGTAGGCCGGATATCTTTTTCCGGGAAAGATTCCTGCAGAGTCACATAAATTACGGCCTGCCCCGGCTTGGAGTAGCTTCGGAGATAATCCAGGCCCGGTGTATTCTGCAATTTTTTCTCGATTTTGTCAGTGACCTGTTCCTCCATCTCACGGGCGGCCGCCCCCGGCCAGGCCACTGAGACAATCATTTGCCGGATGACAAAATCCGGATCCTCCATGCGACCCAGTTGCTGATAGGAGAAGATCCCCATTACAAAGATCACCAGAATGAAATAGTAAACCAGCTGCTGATGGCGCAAGGACCATTCCGTTAAATTGATATTTTTCAGACTCACGGCTTGTCACCGGTTATGCGAACCTTTTGTCCTTCCCGCAGTTTATGGACCCCGGCGGTGACGATGGTTTCCCCGTCTTTTAACCCGTCGAGGATTTGGACGGTTTCATCGCCAAAAGCGCCGATTTTGACAGGCCGCAGGGAAACTTGATCGCTGTTGATGACCCAGACATGGGGGGTGTCGCCGGTTTGGTAAATGGATGACAGGGGAACAAATACAGCTGACCGGTCGTTGCTGCTGAGGATCTCCACGCTGGCAGTCATGCCCAACTGAACCGAGGATGGCGGGTCCACCAAGGCGATGCGGGCCTTATAGGTGCGGGATGCCTTGTCAGCTACCGGCGAGATTTCCCGCAGCCGGCCGTCAATCACCACATCAGGCAGAGCCCAGAAGGAAATACGGATCTGTCCGGCATCCCGGAGCTCTTCCACCCGATTTTCCGGGATATCAATGGCGATTTCTCTTTCTCCGTTCCGGACCAGGGTGACAACAGCCTGACCGGCGCCGACTATTTGACCGGTTTCGGCATGGATACCGGCAACGACTCCCGACGTGTCGGCATATAGCGTACTATACCCCAGTTGGTTAGTCCCTTGGGCATATTGGGCCGAGGCCTGGCGGAAAGCCGCTTCCGCCGAGTCGTAAGCACTCTGATACTGATCAAACTGCAGGCGGCTGACGGCATTTTGCTCATACAGCTGCCGGAACCGTTCCAGGTTGCTTTTGGCCAGGTTTAACTGAGACCGGGCGGAGGCCAGTTGGGCTGCATAGGCGTTAACAGCCTGCTGAATATCCTGGGGATCAATCTCCAAAAGGCGGTCGCCGGCTTTGACAGCACTGCCCAGCTCTATATCCCGTTTAATAATTTTTCCGCCGACCTGAAAGGCCAGCTGGGTTTCGTATCTTCCCCGGACATCACCGGAATAACTGGCGCTTGGCGTTGTCTGGACCAGGCTGATGGCCTGGGCGCGGACGGTGGGTATGACCTCCTGGGCCGGCACGGTTTTTGAGCAGCCGGTCAGCGGCAGAAGCATGGCCAAAAGACCAATTGCCGCGTAGCTTCTGGCCTGAATGAATCGCATCTTAGATTCCCCCTTTACTGTTGGCCTGGCAAGGCTTCATCTTTTTTTACCAGGCCGTGGAGCATAAAGTCAATGAGGGCATCCGTATAATACCCCTGTTCATCTTTTTCCGGGGAAATGGGCATGGTCCGCATATAACTAAAGCTCTGAAACAGTTTTAACCCGACATAGGCAACGACCTTTTCATCCACATTCCGAAGTTTTCCCTGGGCTTTTCCTTCGGCAATGATGGTCGCGATCAGGGAAATGAGCTCTTCCTCCAGAATGACATGATATTTGACGGTTAAAAAGGCTGAGAACAAGGCATCATCGTCTTTTAACAGCCGGGTTAGAAAGTTATCCTGACGAAAGTAGGCGATGGCGGACCGGATTAACTCAATTAACCGTTCCAAAGGGTCCGGAATGTGACTGATGCCGGCGAAGATCAGATCCCGGACCTGACGGCTTTCCCGGATAAACAGGGAGATAAACAGATCCTCTTTGTCTTTGAAATGCTCATAAATAGTCTTCTTGGAAATTTTACAGTCGTGACTGATTTCATCCATCGTGGTTTTTTTGAAACCAAAACGGTCAAACCGTTCTTTGGCTTTATCCAAAATCAAATTTTTTAGTTCGTCTGTTTCCATATGTAATCACCTGCTTTATTCGTTAAGTTTATTCGCTAAGGTTGGTTAATTACTCCATAAACCATTATAGTATCTTGGTTTCCAAGCGTCAATAGAGAAAGCGGAACACTAAAATGATTTCATCTGCCATTTAGAGTGGTTTGAAGTTGCCGAATCGAGTGATAAGGCATATAGTAATCTAAAAAAGAGGTGGCTCCTATGGCGTGGCGGGACGGGCAACAGCAGACCCTGGCAGCGGTTTTCATCGGCTTGCTGCTGGCCCGGCAAAAAAAACCGGCTGAACTGAATCAATTGCTGCACTTTCTCCTGACTATCTGCAGCGTAGCCGGTAGTTCAACTGCCCAGGCCGGCGATTGGTCTGATGCGTCCCCGGGGGCCGAATCGGACCGG
Coding sequences within it:
- a CDS encoding TetR/AcrR family transcriptional regulator; translation: METDELKNLILDKAKERFDRFGFKKTTMDEISHDCKISKKTIYEHFKDKEDLFISLFIRESRQVRDLIFAGISHIPDPLERLIELIRSAIAYFRQDNFLTRLLKDDDALFSAFLTVKYHVILEEELISLIATIIAEGKAQGKLRNVDEKVVAYVGLKLFQSFSYMRTMPISPEKDEQGYYTDALIDFMLHGLVKKDEALPGQQ
- a CDS encoding efflux RND transporter periplasmic adaptor subunit; the encoded protein is MRFIQARSYAAIGLLAMLLPLTGCSKTVPAQEVIPTVRAQAISLVQTTPSASYSGDVRGRYETQLAFQVGGKIIKRDIELGSAVKAGDRLLEIDPQDIQQAVNAYAAQLASARSQLNLAKSNLERFRQLYEQNAVSRLQFDQYQSAYDSAEAAFRQASAQYAQGTNQLGYSTLYADTSGVVAGIHAETGQIVGAGQAVVTLVRNGEREIAIDIPENRVEELRDAGQIRISFWALPDVVIDGRLREISPVADKASRTYKARIALVDPPSSVQLGMTASVEILSSNDRSAVFVPLSSIYQTGDTPHVWVINSDQVSLRPVKIGAFGDETVQILDGLKDGETIVTAGVHKLREGQKVRITGDKP